ACCGTCGGTGATGAGTTTAGGGCCAACCAGCTCCAGATACTGTTCCAGCATCGGGAGATCGAGCAGCGCCTGCTGCTTGCCGTCATCGCGTGTCGTCACGTCTTGCTCCTCATCATCAGCTTGCGTATCCCAGAATTTTTTGATGGTCGCGGTCAGCGCCGGCACCGCCAGCGGTTTGCTCAGCACGTCGTCCATCCCCGCTTCCAGATACTCTTTTTTATCTTTGAGTACGTTGGCGGTCAGCGCCACCAGCGGCGGCAGCGCGTCGCGGGTATAACGGCGGTTCAGTTCGCGAGAGATATCAAGCCCGGTCATGTCCGGCAACTGGATATCCAGCAGCACCAGATCAAACTCGCCGGGGCTGAACATCTCCAGCGCCGCTTTGCCGGTCATGGCCACCTCGACGCTGCAACCCAGTTTTTCCAGCACCGACGTCGCCACGATAACGTTGAGCTCAATATCTTCCACCAGTAACACATGCAGCGCTGGCAGCGGCATCTCGTCGTCGTTGAGCGTATCTTCCACTTCTTCCGCCACGCGCGGTGCCTGCACCGTCAGAACAAACGTCGAGCCCTGCCCCGGTTTGCTGGATACCGTGATATCGCCGCCCATGCTTTTCGCGAGACGGCGCGACACCGCAAGCCCAATCCCTGTGCCCGTCGCCGGTTTGCCGCCCTGGCTGTCTTTCACCTGGTAATACATGGCGAAAATCTTGTCCTGCTCCTCCTGCGGAATACCGATGCCGGAATCTTCCACTTCAAAGCGTAGCTGCTCGTTTTCGTTATAGCTGACGCGCACCGTCACCTGGCCCTGTTGGGTAAATTTCACCGCGTTGCTGATAAGGTTCCAGAGGATCTGCCGCAGGCGCGTGCCGTCGGTCAGCACTTTATGCGGCACCGGACGCACCGGCTCCATCACGAAGCGCAGCCCTTTCTGCTGCGCCTGCAGGCCGGAGAGGTTTTCCAGGTCTGCCAGGAAGCTGGTGAAATCGACGGGCTGGTTATCAAGCTGCACTTTACGGCGCTCAATTTTATCCATGTCGATAATATCGTTGAAGATATTGCCAAGCGTCACGGCGGAAACGTGAATGGTCTTGAGGTATTTTTCCTGCTCTGCGCTGAGTTCGGTATCCAGCAGAATGCGGCTCAACCCCACAATACCGTTAAGCGGCGTGCGCAGCTCATGGCTGATGGTGGAGATAAAGGTCGTCTTATCGCGGCTGGCGCGCTCCAGCGCGTCCTGATAGCGCTTACGCTCGGTAATATCGCGCCCGAAACCCATCAGCCCGTGGCGTTTACCCACGCGGTCGTAATACGGCACTTTGCGGATTTCAAAGCACGCTTTGCGGCCATCCGGGTAGTCGAGCCACTGCTCGTAAGTCAGCGACACATTATGGCGGAAGACTTTTTCATCGGTCTCCAGCACTTTTTCCGCCGCCTCGGGCGCATAGACCTCATGCGGCTTCAGCCCAATCAGCTGTTTTTCGCTTTTACCGGTGAGTAGTTCCATCGCCCGGTTGCAGCCCGAAAATTCTTTATCTTCATTACGGTAGAACACCAGATCCGGCGAGGCGTCGAGAAACGAGCGCAGAAAAGAGGATTGCTGCTCCAGCTGAATTTGCGTGACCTCACGCTCTTTCATCTCCACTTTTAGCTGCTCCAGCATATTCTGGCGCTCGGCTTCCGCTTT
This sequence is a window from Cronobacter sakazakii. Protein-coding genes within it:
- the arcB gene encoding aerobic respiration two-component sensor histidine kinase ArcB, yielding MKQIRMLAQYYVDLLVKLGLVRFSLLLALALVVLAMAVQMAVTMVLHGQVESIDVIRSIFFGLLITPWAVYFLSVVVEQLEESRQRLSKLVDKLEEMRERDLKLNVKLKDNIAQLNQEIADREKAEAERQNMLEQLKVEMKEREVTQIQLEQQSSFLRSFLDASPDLVFYRNEDKEFSGCNRAMELLTGKSEKQLIGLKPHEVYAPEAAEKVLETDEKVFRHNVSLTYEQWLDYPDGRKACFEIRKVPYYDRVGKRHGLMGFGRDITERKRYQDALERASRDKTTFISTISHELRTPLNGIVGLSRILLDTELSAEQEKYLKTIHVSAVTLGNIFNDIIDMDKIERRKVQLDNQPVDFTSFLADLENLSGLQAQQKGLRFVMEPVRPVPHKVLTDGTRLRQILWNLISNAVKFTQQGQVTVRVSYNENEQLRFEVEDSGIGIPQEEQDKIFAMYYQVKDSQGGKPATGTGIGLAVSRRLAKSMGGDITVSSKPGQGSTFVLTVQAPRVAEEVEDTLNDDEMPLPALHVLLVEDIELNVIVATSVLEKLGCSVEVAMTGKAALEMFSPGEFDLVLLDIQLPDMTGLDISRELNRRYTRDALPPLVALTANVLKDKKEYLEAGMDDVLSKPLAVPALTATIKKFWDTQADDEEQDVTTRDDGKQQALLDLPMLEQYLELVGPKLITDGLAMFEKMMPGYLSVLESNLTARDQKGIVEEGHKIKGAAGAVGLRHLQQLAQKIQSPDLPAWWDNVGEWIEELKQEWQHDVGALKAWVAGAGKK